From the genome of Cololabis saira isolate AMF1-May2022 chromosome 4, fColSai1.1, whole genome shotgun sequence:
TGTAAACCCTTGTGTttcctcttcctttccttgtttgcACCCCAGGGTGAAGGCAGACTCCACACCCATATTCACCATTAAACTGCTTAAAGTTCTGTAGCAATGGCCTTGCTACTgcatcacacacacagcacaatGTGTGCACTTTAATGTGTCTGACTGACTGATCACTAGGATGCTGCCACTCAAAACCAACTTCCGAAAGACTGATACACTCCTCAACAAATGGTTTGAAGAAGCACAACATGTCTGGCTTTTTGGATCCAAACCATAAACCACATAAAAGTACATGGTTATCTCTACTCTCAGGGGGTATCTCATTAACACAACACAGTATTGGCCAAATACTGAATTTAGAGGACTGAAAGACTGGTACACCATCACAGTTGAATGTAAGGGATAGGAAATCATCTTCACTGTTTGACTTTAAGGTCTGATATAAAGTGCCATCACATATGTCCTTTATTAAATCCCTTCTACTGTCATCAGCACGAAAACAGAGATCGTGCATGCCCTGGTTCTCGAGAATATCTTTCAGCTGATCCTTTAATGGAATcctaataaaaaaatgtccttcctgtaaactGGCTTCTACTGATATGGATGAGGAACATGACACACATTTAAGAATTTCCTCTTGAGATTGTGAAGAACCAATGTATTTAGTACAAACTCTGCAGTAATGATGCCGTTCAAACTGATCAGCAATACCAGCTAACGGTTTCTCCAAAAAATACTTGCTTGTTGGAACTGCACTAGTCCCAGCGGAATGTAACTTAAGTAGTTTCAGCAGGTCTTCCATCAATACACCTGTAGTGTTGTGTCTCAGTGCAAAGGAGAGAATCGAGATGATGCTTTGTCCTTCCGTTAGTCCATGGAAGTGGACATCTGCTTGAGGGACACTGTCCTAAAATGATTGACAAAAGCAGAACTGTATTAAACCTAATCTTATTTGGGTTGACTGTGCtagcataaaaaataaatacaagtaacaagacatgaggaaaaaaagggtgCATTTTGTTACGGTTTGTCAACTGACATTTAATGTTCAAAAATTTAATTAATCTCATACTGTACTTTGCCTCACCTGTACCATTGTGAAAGATCCTGCTCTTTGCTCTTGACTTTGGCTGGTATCATCATTGTTTTCCTGAGAAGGATACAAATCACCAGCTCATtacagagggagagagggagagagaggtagAAGACTGTCTAACACTATAGTTTTGTCTCACCTGTGCCAGTGCGACAGgttctcctctctgctcttctCTCTGGCTGGCATCTTCATCACTTTCCTAAGAATTACACAAATGAACAACAGATGTagtagctgtagtttaacagtaAGAGTGAGGGACAGAGTGAGAGAGTGTTGTATAAAAGAACTTTCTTCTGACCTGTGTTAATGTGAAATGCTCCGCTCTCTGTGTGGCATCTTCATTATCCTGAAGGGAACACAAGtccattatttattaaaaagataaaataatgaGGAAGTGAGATTGAGAAATAATAGTTGTAGTTTGACAGTGAGGGTGAGAgtctgagagagagaaagagagagtgagATGTAAAATACTGTAGTTTTTTCTCACCTGTGCCAGTGCGACAGgttctcctctctgctcttctCTCTGGCTGGCATCTTCATCACTTTCCTAAGAATGACACAAATGAACAACAGAGATAttagctgtagtttaacagtaAGAGTGAGGGACAGAGTGAGAGAGAGTTGTATAAAATAACTTTCTTCTGACCTGTGTTAATGTGATAGGCTCTGTGCTCTGCTCTTCTCTTTGGGTGGCATCTTCATTGTTCTGAGAGGAACACAAGtccattatttattaaaaagatAAAGGAATGAGGGGGAGAGATAGAGGTTGGTACTTGTAGTTTGACAGTGAGagactgaaagaaagaaagagagagagagagagagagagagagagagagagagagagagagagagagagagagagagagagagagagagagagagagagagagagagagagagaaatggatAAAACTGTAGTTTTTTCTCAACTGTGCTAATGTGAAAGGCTCTGCTCTCTGTTCTTCTCTTTGGGTGACATCTTCACTTTCCTGAGAGAAATATGAGTCCATTATTTCTTAACATAGATAGcagtaattaattacaaaaaacTCAGATTActgtaatttagtttttttggggTACTTATACTTTTATGTACTAGATTGTGTATTAGATTTTcaaatctgtacttttacttgtactTAAGTATTAATTATGCCATGTAATCTACTTAGTTTTAAAATCATAGTTGAGTACTGAGTACAATTTTCATTAATATCC
Proteins encoded in this window:
- the LOC133442174 gene encoding uncharacterized protein LOC133442174, with the protein product MEKKESHEDASQREDRRAEPLSQAQNNEDATQREEQSTEPITLTQESDEDASQREEQRGEPVALAQDNEDATQRAEHFTLTQESDEDASQREEQRGEPVALAQENNDDTSQSQEQRAGSFTMVQDSVPQADVHFHGLTEGQSIISILSFALRHNTTGVLMEDLLKLLKLHSAGTSAVPTSKYFLEKPLAGTKLIYCPNKERASGSVLDI